One Hemitrygon akajei chromosome 30, sHemAka1.3, whole genome shotgun sequence genomic window, AGTCCTttattaagctccttcctgactACCTCATACTTCTCAAGGGCCCTGTCTAATCCTTGCTTTGTAAACCTTAtggatgcttccttcttcctctaaTCTCGATGTTCcacttctcttgtcaaccatggttctttCATCCTACCATCCCTTCTCTGCAAGTGCTCTCTTGACAACCATCACGTTTCCGTTGTGCATTTTCCTCAGTACATTCATTCCCAATGtacaatcagagtcagaatcagaatcaggtttattatctctgacgtTCACTCAATGATCACTTTATTAGGATTAGGGACCttctgtaccaaataaagtggccactgagtgtatgttcatggtcttctgctgctgtagcccattctctTCAAGATTTGACGTGTTGcctattcagagatgctttttaCACACTAATGTTGTaatacatggttatttgaatttCTGCCGCCTTCCTTGAACAAGACTGGCTATTCTTCtttcaattaaatactttcccataccatctgttcctatccctaTCCAAGGCTAGGCTAAagatcaggaagctacctcagcaCAACACGAACATTTCTTAAGAGTCCTTTAAGAAGTGATGTCATTCCAGCCTGAACTCCAAGTCTAAATAGAGTTTCTTTCACTTTTGTCAGATATCTTTGGTGTCTGTGGTTTGAAATAGAGGTAGCCACATTGTTAAAACTAAACTCAGTGTGCTAGATTGGAAGAAGTGCAAGTAAAcagttgcttcacctggaaggacagtttgggtcTCTGGATGATGGGGAGCGAAGGGCAAGTGTTGCAAGGGAAAATGCCATAAGGAAGGGGTTGTTTGGTGAGAATGGACAACTGAATCAGCAAGTCATGATGGGAACAATTCCTGTGAAATAGCGAAAGGCTCCAGATGAAGTGTGTTGGTATTGGTGTATTATTGacatatgtaccaagatacagtgaaaaacatgtcttgcatactgttcatatagatcaaatcattacacattgTGTTGTGGAGGACAAGTTAAAAGaacagcaatgcagaataaagtgtaaaagctacagagaaagtgcagagcaggtaaacaataaagtgcgatattataatgaggtagatttaATGTTATAtttccatcttatcgtacaagaggtccAATCAAGTAAGTGATTACAGAAGGATAGAAGTCTCAACCCACAACATTAATTGGCCATTTTcatccatacatgctgcctgacatgctaagCTCCTCCTGTAGTTTGCCTGTTCCTCCAGATTCTGGCATCTGCTGTCTTTTATGTCTCCCTGTTTTTAGAATatgcagcagtacagcacaggaataggccctttggcccacagtgtagtgccaaactaattaaactagtaattaactAAATTAATCCCTTGTACCTATACTATATATCCAACTTCAACTTGACCTATTGGGCTTGCCCTCCTGTTCTGAACCTCAAAACTCTCATCTTCTACAGTCAGGTTACTTTTGTCTATGTTCTTCCTCTTGCTATGTTCACTCACTGACCAGATGATCTTGTTTACAATATATGCCCCTGGCCACTCCAGTTTTAACCTGCCAGATAGTCACCTGCATCTTTAGAAGcctcttttcccttcctttcagTTCGGATGAAGGATATCCAATCCAAAACTTTGATTCCATTCCTCTCCACATCAGATACAGCCCGACCTGCTgcgtatttccagcactttctgctttttgattagatttccagcatctgctttttttttgattttcagcaGGACTCGGCTGTTTGACCTTTCAAGCCTGTTGCACCATGGGTGAACTGCCCTAGACCTCATCTCCTTTTCTGTAGCAGTTCCCCGTGACCCTCAAGTCCCCAACCTTTCAAACACATGTCTATTATTTTTCCCTAATCCTTGCATTCTCACCAGCCCACCAACTCACTGGAGAAGTATAACATATCCCCTGACAGAAAGGATAACTCCCACCAACTCTGTATGAAGCTGAAGAGCACAATTTTATTCCCAGTCTAGCCAGCTTTTTTTTTTCCTAACGTATTCTTTGTTTCAAGAGGTTGGGAAGCAGCAGTGTGCTTGATTCCCTTTCTGAGGGCTATGAGATCTTTCTCATTTGTGGAAAAAGCATCTACAGCTGTTTCCCACCAAGTAACTCCTGTGTAAATCCCTGTATAAACTTTAATATTAAGTAACAAAAATCAGGATTAGCCTACTGAACTTTCCCACAATAGAGAGAAATATATGTGGTGCAGTTTTGGgactaaaaattacaataaagtGATTCGAATGAAAAATTAAATGTTTAATAGTTTATGAGGTTCAAGAGGTCACCAGTAAAGGCCAAATGGAAATTCCCAAAAGGAGACTAGCAGTTCCATGAGGAAGTGTTGGCATTCACCTTATTTTCTGTGAGATTTTTCAGGTATGTACACTAaccatttgcaaaaaaaaagttctaAATTTTACATAAGTTGATGCCCAGTATCTGAACAATTACATTCTCATGATGGAGCATTGACTTCTGCAGTTCCTTAGCTGCTTATTGAGTTTATAGCTGGTAAGATCTGGTGAAGATTAAATTCATTTGAATGGAGAGGAGTAGCTGCAAGGGAAGGGGGTAGTTTCAATCTgttgaaaagtttttttttctttttcttgatttTGCTGTAAGACACAAACCTGTGGCttaaatcattttttaaaaaaattttcagACTAACTATCTTGATGtcatctacagtactgtgtaaaagtcttgggcacatatatgtagctagggtgcctaagactttggcacagtgCTGCATTtgccaatgtggagtggagagtgagtttgtaaatctggtgagagCAAAGTTGGGATTAGCGAATTTGAGTGTGGCAGGAGGGGTATGGGACAAGTAGCAGAGAAGGAGCGCTGGGGCAGGGGGTTGCTGCAGGTGCAGACATACCACCCCGAGACACCTGATAAGATCATTtgcttccaaacaattggtttattgagcaCAAGATCCTTtaccaattggtttattgatcaatacagaatgtctttctgttGCTTCTTGCTCCCTTCCCGCTCCCTTCCCCTGTTCCCAACCATGTTTCCCCTCTGctaccctcttcccactctcagtccacaatagagacccatattatGTACAAtgtgtgtatgttaatcaaaatggcttctttgttttgttaataggaatgcttctttgtgtgataagtgctttctctcgcagttgtttagctttagacttgctgattgtattcatttgttaaccaatggggaatgttattttgtcttatgaggctgggagcttgggagtttttgcggtcttttcaggggaggcgggaaggagacgccgaggaaggtggacgtacactgcactgctcggttgaccaccagggtggtcccaggtgcaaggacgtggaggtcggaggaaagcaacgaggggtcgaatggtttgatggttgagctccaacgatgtgcactaaactgactgaactttgataggttggcgccttttactttattttcttttccttcatatatactgtattgcatagtactcttttagttttagtaaaatctttaaagtgtattccataacggtatctggtgtgagtttgatatggtgtgtgtgtgcgtggcataaacttgattctgacagcacctgcgtgtacgggaggtggggttggtgagtggctggatctccttttcccctagacatataccagcctgttgggtaagtgttacctctctctttccctgttCCCAACCATGTTTCCCCTCTCCTACCCTCTTcgtactctcagtccacaatagagacccatattagaatcaggtttatcatcatttacaaaaatcatctTTTTATTTTCTGTGGCGGCAGTGCAGtccaagacataaaattactacagtactgtgcccgAGCTATACGTAAGACTTTTGCAAAATACTGTAGCACATCGTGGCCTTGCAGCCttattgcctgcctgcactgcactttaacACTTCAtattgcattctgttattgctttttccTTGCACTACCTAAATATGCTGCtgcgatgaaatgatctgtatagatGCCGTGTGGCACATTGCTTTCTGATTTGGATTGTCGAATCCAGTCTGACGCATCTGTATTCATGATGGAGACGAGCTTACCTGATTGATATCCTTTCTTGTCAAATTTTCTTTCGGGTTGATgtccgtggccagatcagccatgatcttattgaatgggggAACAGGCTGAAAAGCCCAGATGGCCGattcctgctcctaattcttCATCTTTCTTATGACATTAAAGAGATACAGTATATGAAAACTACAAGGAGTGTAGATCAACTGAATGATCACAGTTTTCTTCCCACAGAAGGGTACTCTAAAATTAGAGGACCGAGAATTAAGgttagagggaaaagatttaaaagtgacaaACAGAGGGAGGAGGGTATATGGAAAAAACTGCCTGAAGAAGCTAAAGAGGTATGTACAATTACTatatttcaaaattcaagattgtttaacatcttttccagtacacaagtgtaaaggagaacaaaattattgtAACTCCAGCtcagatgcagcacaaaaaaatgagataaagaagacaataaatataaatacataaggtagcttatatacagtgcatagattgattttatgtccataaaCTGAAACTAGGCTCAGGAGTATTGGTACTGTTCATAAGGTGACAGTGGCAGtgaactgagagagagagaaagatgctgACTAAAGTAAAGACAGTGACCCGGAAGGAGACTGAAATCAAAATTGAACCCACAGACCAAGAGGATAGGATTAAAGAGTGCGTGGAGGAACAAGAGGGGATTCCTCCACAACAGCAATGCCTCATATTCAGTGGGAAACAGATGAACCACGAGAAAATAGCAGTGGACGACAAGATACAGAAAGAATCTGTGCTCCAACTGGACCTGGCCTCGAGAGGACAAAGTCGATGATGATACCTTACACCATGTGCCTCTCTCCCAGaatgccaccccccacccccaaacacaCACCGTGCCATCAACATGATACTTGAACGGGTTTATGAAAAGAAAAGGCTTAGACAGAAATTGatgaaatgcaggcaaatgggactacctCAGATAGACATTTTGGTTGGCACGGCTGGGCTGTGAAGAAGGGCATATGTGCACTGGTGATTCATTAAGGTCAAAATGCATGTTTAGGTATTTATATAATATCACATTTTCTTTGCAAGTTTATTTCCTGGCCATTTCCCATTACATTTCAAAACAAATCAAATATTTCAAAACCTGATGCAAATTTGCAATTACTTGTCACACTTATTACTGTATTACTCATTATATTGCTTGGGTGATGAGAATTTACATCTCTATTTTGAGCATCTTGATGTACTTATTCCTCTTTTGTATGAGATGGTGCGTTGTGATATTGTCGAATTTACATTTGATGTTATTGGTATTTCACCTGATACTTTTTGTCTCATTAGTTCTGGTGCAGATTGGAGCTGTATCCTCATTTGAATGAAGTGTCGATGATGATGAAATCAACTTTGCTTGTTCATTAGCAAGTGTTGTGGTGTGAACAAGCTGAATCATACTGTATATCATTGTTTAGATTATACTTAAATCATAATTATCTTTCCTTTTTGTTGTGTACTTCTATACTTCTGTCATAAGAGCATGGTAACAACATTTCCTCAGTTTCTTTGTACATTTCAATACATTATATACAAGTGATCCAGGTTCCATTTGCATTTTTATACAGCCGTATGGTCTTCATAGATCTTCCGGAGACAACACTGCTGTGTTAGTTTGTTAAGCATGATGCTATCTATGTGATCACATTGATGTCATCTCTGATTGACCAATGATATCTTTTGCCACTGGAGTTTTCATCATCTAAAAGTCTTATTGAAGAAACCATCTGCATCTCCTTATCATTTTCAGCCTCCTCTCTGATCTATTCAACTTTATTGATGTTAAATTTAATAGATGGTTCATCATCACTCCTAGCTCTCTCATCCTATCATTTGTCTGTGGCCACCTGCGACACTGTGCACTTGAAAACATAATTTCTCTTCTTAGTTTATATTTCACAGTGAAATCATTGCTATAAAGCTCAAAATAAATCTCTGCAGTGTTGTTGGCAATAGACATTTGTAAAGGCAAGAACTAATCAGggatagcatggctttgtgtagaAAATCCTGTCTCACTACTTTGACTTTTGAGGACTTAGTTAAAAAGATTGATGGAGACAGGGCACAGGTATTATGAGTGAGGCACTTGCTTAGAGTCTGCATGTTTGGCCCAGAAGTTTATGGCACACGACATCCAATGTCAGTCTGCTAATAGGAACCAAAATTGGAAGAATGCTTTTTTTTGATTGGATTCCTGCAATTAGTGGTGCACCACAGGGGTTCTGCTAGCACCTTTATCATTTATGATTAATACTAATAATTTGGATGTGAATGCAAGAGGAATGATAAGCACGAGATGACACTGAGTTGGGTGATGTGGAAAGGTGTCTAAGTCTAGAAGACTGCAGATGGAAAATGTGATGCTGTTTCTTAAAGTTGTGCTGGGTCTAACTGTAACAGTGGAGGACACACCAAAAGTGAGGAGGATGAGGAATCAGAGTGGCAGGCAGCAGGAAGCTCACAGTCATTCGCATGGGCTGAATGGAGGCGCTACACAATGTGATCACCcaatctgcatttggtttctccaATGTAGACACCACTACATTATGGACATCAACAGACACCAGATTTTTAGAAATGCAAGCGGATTGCTGTTTCACCTAGAAAAAACTGTTTGTGTTGTTGAATGGTGTGAAGGGAAGAGGTCAAAGGAAAGGTGCTGTATCACCTGTAGTTGCAAGGGAAAGTGCTATTTGAATAGGAGTGGATGGTAGAAATGTCATGGTCCCTTTGGGCAATCTccccaccttgctatttacctcaggaattggccCTCAATCCCCTCGTTTGGTTTTCAATCATTCCCAGGTGCCAATAACTACACACACCTGTTTTCCATAAGAAGATGCAGCATAAacaccctgtgatcacaacaaggaactGCCTGTTTGTTGGTAGACTCCAGTGTAAGTAACCTCTTTTCATGGTtgttaggactgccagttctaaagTCTATCATTGGTCCTGGATACTGATTCCACGCTTGTTATGTCAATAACACCTCCTGTCTCTGCTTCTGTGCCCATGTTCTGCACTTGAGTTTGTCCACCGCCACACTTGTGTAACAAGAAAAGTGCAAGTACA contains:
- the LOC140718672 gene encoding ubiquitin-like protein NEDD8; its protein translation is MLTKVKTVTRKETEIKIEPTDQEDRIKECVEEQEGIPPQQQCLIFSGKQMNHEKIAVDDKIQKESVLQLDLASRGQSR